The DNA segment CCTCAATGGTTTGTGATGTCTAGGAGGacttgaatttttaaaattctctcctcctttttcttcatAGAGAAGACAACAACATCCACCACCTTTTTCAACGTCTCTCCTACCTTTTTTTCCCAATCTTTTGGTTCTCTCCTACCTTTTTTCTCAATCCTTTGGTTTTATATTGGTCCGGTAAATCCCACAGTTGTACCCATATAAGAACATGAGAGAATTCTGCATCATTGATAATTGAATCTTTCCTCCAACTTTTCAGATTTAGAATATAATTCTTGAACAATCAATGAGCTATTTCTCCACCCTGAACAATTCAATTTCATccttaaagaaaaattagaatttgttaCCTCCATGATTTAAAACACAGAAACCTTCTGGTTGTCTCCATATTGTGTTTAAAGCAGCCTCCAATGTACCTACACTGAATGATATGTCCGCCAGTAATCTTTCAATCAAACTTTTAGTACATAAATCTAATTCTTTTTTGATATTCTCATTTACAAAAGTTATGATCTGTTCCTTCTCTAATTCAGTTTGTCTTTTATCCGTTCCTTGTGAGGTAGCAAGAGCTGCTATTGTAATTATCGTTGATACTCTAGAAATTTTGACCAACAAAATAAGTATTTTCTGCAAACCCTAGCACAACTTGAAAAACCTTAGCAACAGAAcaaataattgaatttgaatatattctttaataatttattagccaaggacaaacttttaaataaaattttaattcgaGACAAAATAATTATTGACTTACTAAATTAGAAAATACAGTGCGGAAAAAAATAGAAGTTTGAGCAACAatgttatataataataatacagaAAATATTAACTACTTAGACAAATAAAACACCAAATACATGGTAAAGTGCTACGAATTCCATACCAAAGATACATAATTTATTCGGATACCATAAATTCCTACTAAAAGCATAAAATTGGGCACAGCAAAGTGCCCTTTTATTATTACAGAATCATTTAACTAAACTTGGCGGCCTCTTCACTCTAAACCAAACTTCTTTCTCATCTCAACAATGAAATCATAGACTTTGTTTTGATCAGGGAGTGAACTAGAGACACTTTCCTTCTGAAGACACCTCTTGGCCCAAGCAATGAATTTGGGACACTCTTTTTCTATGTTGATGTTGCCAAATGTCTCATATGCCTTGAACCAGCTGTAGAATGGAACAAGTGACACATCAACATAACCAATGTTGTCACCTCCAAAATAGGGCTTGTCACCAAGTTGATCCTCCAAGAGTTTAAGGGCATCCAAGAACTCTTTCTTCCCAGCTTCTTGTTCTTCTCCTTTCAGTGTCCATACCTTCCTTCCAGCATCATAAATCTGTTTGACATatcaagaaattaaataattaaattaaaatgaaaagtaTTAGTTTTTTATGGATTTAACTTGCTTATCATTTTTAGTAATGAAATGTTTTTTTAACATatgataaacaaaattttttaactcaaATGACTATTCAAAATGTTGATATGACTCGGCCTATGATTCTACAAGGGAATTAttcttaactaaaaaaatttattgttcaaCAACTGGTATACAATGAGGAAAACacctttttatatattttttcataatgaaGAAGTTAAGCCTCTGATGAGGGACTAATCTTAAAGGATGATTAGTTTGAGATTATGGTCAAATAGATTAATACACTCATTTATTTGGAAAGTGGTTAATTTTGACTCAGGGACATAATTAATAAACAGGATCTTTGTCACACACTAATACATAAAAGCATGCAAATAAGGGGCAAAAGAACAAAACATAGAAACAGGAAAAGTAGCTTCACTACTTAAAAATTAGTATCGATTGGGAGAATATCTTAGTAAAGAAAAAGGTCCAAAATAAAGTGACA comes from the Arachis duranensis cultivar V14167 chromosome 7, aradu.V14167.gnm2.J7QH, whole genome shotgun sequence genome and includes:
- the LOC107459865 gene encoding probable glutathione S-transferase; this translates as MADEVTLLDFWPSPFGMRLRIALAEKGIKYEYKDEDLRNKSPLLLKMNPVHKKIPVLIHNGKPICESLIAVQYIDEVWSDRSPLLPSDPYQRAQARFWADFVDKKIYDAGRKVWTLKGEEQEAGKKEFLDALKLLEDQLGDKPYFGGDNIGYVDVSLVPFYSWFKAYETFGNINIEKECPKFIAWAKRCLQKESVSSSLPDQNKVYDFIVEMRKKFGLE